Part of the Quercus robur chromosome 5, dhQueRobu3.1, whole genome shotgun sequence genome, TTTGTTTTCTACAACGGCAAGGATTAGCATTTCATGGCCATGATGAATCTAAAGACTCCAATAATCaaggaaattttcttgaattattaTGGTTTCTTGCAAAGCACAATGAAGAAATTAATTAGGCAATCCTCGAAAATGCTCTTGAAAATCATCAAATGACCTCTCTTGATATCCAAAAAGAAATAGCAAATGCTGCGGCCATTGAGACAATAAATGCTATTATTAAGATATTGGAGACTCATTATTTGCTATTATAGTCAATGAATCACGTGATATGTCTACTAAAGAACAATTGGCAATTGCTTTGCGTTGTGTAGACAAATTTAGACATGTGAATGAGCACTTTTTAGGCATTACACATGTTAATAATACAGCAGCAGTGACACTAAAGATTGCAATTAAGgaaatatttaataaacataGCTTAAGCATTAGTAGATTGCGGGGACAAGGCTACAACGGGGCAAGCAACATGCAAGGTGAGTTAAATGGACTAAAAACTCTTATTTTGAAAGATAATCTGTCTGCCTATTATGTCCATTGCTTTGCACATCAGCTTCAACTAACATTAGTTGCAGTAGCAAAAAATCACATCCAGATTGCAACCTTTTTTAACTTGGTTGCAAAGGTATTCAATATTGTTGGAACATCATGCAAACGTCATGATATTCTTCATGAAAAACGTAGTGCTAAAGTTATAGAAgcactaaaaaataatgaaatttcaaCTGGTCGTGGCTTGAAACTAGAAATGAGTCTAAAAAGACCTGGAGATACACGTTGGAGTTCTCATTATGGTGCACTTGTTAATCTTATTCACATGTTTTCTTTTGTAATTGATGTGATTGAAACTATTATAGAAGATGGTTTAGATTCTGATCAAAGGGCAGAAGCAAATATCTTAATTGGTTTACTCCAAACATTTGAATTCGTGTTTAGTTTACATTTGATGAAAGGTGTGCTTAGCATAAGTAATGAATTGTCACAGGCATTACAACAAAAAGATCAAGATATTATGAATGCTCTGAAGTTGGTTGATATTTCAAAGCAACGTTTACAAGTCATGAGAGATGATGGGTGGAACTCTTTGCTAGAGGAGGTTTTTGCATTTTgtgcaaaaaataatattgatgTCCCTGATATGGATGATTTATATCAACCTTGGCCATGACAAAAagctcaaaacatgaaaaattcaCATCATTATCAAGTGGAGCTTTTTTATACTGTTATAGATATGCAAAATTCACATAGTTGTTTTGAAAATTATGAATTATTACTTTGTGTTGCGTGTTTGAACCCAGATAACTTATTTTCTGCATTCAACAAGGATAAATTGATTCAGCTTGCTCAGTTTTATCCAAGTGATTTTTCAACAGTTCAAGTTTCTTTCTTGGATAACTAACTTAAGACATACATCCAAGACCTGCGGTCAAGTAAAGAGTTTTTAGCACTTAAGGGAATTGGACAGATTGCTGAAAAGATGGTAGAAATGAAAGAGGGTGTTTCATATCCATTGGTTTACTCATTGGTGACCTTGGCATTGATCTTATCAGTTGCAACAGCTAGTATTGAAAGAGCTTTTTCAACaatgaacataattaaaaatcaattacacaatcaaataaaagatcagtggatgaatgattgcttagtcacatatattgaaaaagatataTTCAAGACTATTGAGTGTGAAGAAACCAAGCAGCGATTTCAAAGTATGAAAAACCGTCGAAGGCAATTGAGTAAATTAAGCTatgtgtgaaaaaataaattaaagtttacatGTTATGTTAGATTCTGTATAACAATTACATTTGCATATGgttgttcatttattttgttattaatattgattaatttttttagattaaatttttagtttcaatcttgtCTTTTAATCCTTCCCCACCTGACTTAAATTTCTGGCTCTGTCACTTCTTTTGTCTGATGGGTAAAGAAAAGCAAGGAACCAAAAATCCCCATAGTCCACAGTAAAAGTCGTGAGTGTTAACAATGCCTTTGCATGCCATGAATGCTTTGAAAGTTTTTCAAGTATTGACATTGATGTTTTCTCTATAGTTTCCTCACCCAGAGGCTTGCATGCCATCTGACATTTACGTAATTGTTATTATGAAGAATGCTAAAGTAGCTATATAGCCAAATGATCACATCATCTTAAGTCCTTATTCATgcacatcaaaacaaaaatgatatcttcatgttttttttttaaaaaaatacccttctgataggccaagaatgtattgacccattgtgatgaattaatcaattaattagccaagttaattaattaattcaatttgcatGAAATACgcatggtagcataaacaaatcaccaactaagttaatatgcaacgaaaaataaagttgacacggtaatttgtttgcgaatagggaaaacctccaaggcaaaaactctaccgagtgattttaaggtcaccactccctagaatctactattatcacaacaagcggttacaagtaaaggaatctcagtaccttatactaacctacagttgatctcttaccccaatacccaattagacttgttatgtagtgacaatctctcattttcaatgcacggctcccagtacatgactaatcAATCGATGTACGAATcaaagtacgtgactaaccaccaacttgagaagaatgttggttgtaaagttcttcagtttatctacacgatgaagatcacaaaaCTCCTTGGTTAAAAAACTCTATCGGCATACAAACGCAGCAGCtttttgaagagaaagatgaattaagGCCAattgtctccgatcacaatatgcttgtgaaaaacttttgcatcaagttgcactcACTTGCACTCACTTGCATCCATtgtgacggctcttaaaataatccttatatatgtttagagttgtgagaaaagaaagcctaaacatgtaTACACGTATTAGAGTGAAATCAGAACtgaaaatctgattttcttaaatctcgatagatagggtatctatcgagcagTTGTTGAGTATCAGGCAAAAGCTGccttttaaaccttgatagatgctatctgtcgagctaactgtcgagttttaaaatttagtacttcctcacttgattcttggacaaatttgcatggctttaacacttggacttgaactcttgttccttgtagtattaaacacatcctagatctacccaattacaattaaagtgcgttttgtcaaaggattagccaattctaaattgacatatgttcctaacatgattcacatatgtcttaacaccttcccaaggGGCGTCATGTGGCGGTGTCCACACTAGGTTTGAATAGAACAAATTATACTTGGCCTAAAAATTCTAGCATGTTCTTTAGGTGATGTTAAACCATGTAAAATAATCACGTAAGGACAGTGTGACACTACCAATTAATAGCAAGAGAAACATGACTGTCAATCTAGATCAGGGACGGAGTAACTCTTAGACAATGGAGGGCAATGCTCTCCTCCaatattttcaaagaaaataatagtgtatatatatatatatatatatatagagagagagagagagagagagagagagagagagagagagagaggtattaATTTTagtgttataaaaaaaagtattaatcttagtaattttattctataaaaattaCATCTCCCCCCCcataatctttaattattttcagAATAATGCTACAATCACAAATTTttctacaataatttttttcaaactgTTGAGctagcaaattcttattagttttcatttgaATCTATCGCTTACATTACTTTTTTACATAACAATAACTACTAACCATATcagcaatttataaaaatgtttgtaactctagcattttcctcattttaaaggctataaaaataataataaatctaaaatctataacaaaatatacaagtccaaaaaaattagcTGATCAACAAAAATTGCCAATagctaaaatataataataaaaaagttaagcaaaatcaaccaaatttatccaaaacaaatggcccaactttttaaaaaattttaaacaaaataattttgtcattaTCCAACAGTTCACGCTAAAATAAAACCCTAAGTAGCTAAACAGCAAATTAAAAGGCTAAAACCACCATATATTGCCAGCAACAAAACTGCCCCTAATTCTAAGTCCTAACTCCGTCCCTAATCCAAATCATAATACACATAACATAAGGATTCCATCCCTAGCTTCAACTCTGCATGCagtaattctttttcttataagaGAAATCCAACTATAAAGATTTTATTCATACATTAACtatatccaaaaacaaaaagaagagaacGTGGAGACATACAATATCTGCTAACAATCATGGATGCTCGATTAAAAGTGCAACTCTAAAAATTGAGCAAATTATAAGTGAATGGATAGTCCATCTTGGTCATTATAAAAATCACTTATTTAAAACTTTGTGTGGATTTGACAGTTTTCATTTTCCatctcaagaaaaaaatttcactctGCATGGCTCTATCCCGAGTATTCCCCTTCAACGTGCAGTCTGCAGAGCAGACACATAATTTGTACTAGGTTCGCTTTGCTCATTAGTGTCTTCCTCGTGGTCTTCCTGTAACAATTTATTGTATTTCTTCAAGTCCTCATTACGTTGGTTGGTATCATAACTCATGCTCCCATAGGAACCAAATTCTCCACTGTCCCCAGGTTTGATTCCCCCATTTAGATCTTCTAGAGAAAGATTTCCTTCCAAAGCTCGAACTATCTGTGTTTTACCATCATAAAGAATGATATCTGTTTCAAAATCAATGTAGGCTTTGAAAGTCAAATTGGAGCATCAAAATTCATTTTCTGTACTGGAGATTCTGAAGGTTAAATGGCAATTCAATAAACCTGCCAAAGCTatgcatatatgatatatattgaaaaaaaaaaaaaacttaatttgattAAATATTGTTATAAATATCAAGGCTCAAGGTCTGGTTCCGTTGTAGTTGGTTTAGATTCAATGTTCTAGGACCTACTTGTAACGCGATTGAGGAAACTAACCTTTGGTTTAGTTTACTATTAGGTTAGGATTAATCTCTCTATAAATACTCCCAATTGGCTCATTGTAACAAATACTTCAAGATGGTATAGATGTTGCCATTCATGGTCTTTCTGCTATGTATGGAGGTCGTCATGCTAAaccatattaattttaatttgcttttgttttctctttgaatcTCCTCTCTTTATACATACTAATATGGTACAAACTTATGGTTCAATAGTTTTAACATGGCAACAAAGTTATATCGTAACTTCAATTCTTCTATGGTATTAGAGTCAATTCCCATATCTAGTTCCCCAAAGGTTGCAAACTCATTTACAGTGCCGGCTCAATGGGTGAGCTAAATAGgcaaccgcctaaggcccccaatgAAAAAAGACCCCTAAATTTTTACTAATAGAGATATTCCTATACCAATAGAAGTATTAATTATTAAGCCCTAAatattcaccaaaaaataaaaaataaaagtatttttttttatcaaagaaaaactatttaaagaaaatattttcattgaatGGGCCAATCATTTAATCTCTCACACATAAATGTTAAAAGAACTCATTAATCTTAtactagtaaataaatttatactcaaattctatttagaaatatcaaatatataactttattaaaattttcaatcataattttttagtatttggttacGTCATTCAATGAATGGtgtttattttagttgtatAGTCATTGAATAATGCGAtgggtttgttttaatttgtatttttttttttctaaaaaaatagattttaaatgaaaaaaaaaagttaaataaatattctattaatattcaaaatataataatagacCTCACTTGAAGTTGTCGCCTTAGGCCTTACAATACCTTAAGCCGGCCCTGCTCATTTACACACCTCACCTAGACACTCTTTAGCCAATGTCTTCCAATTCCCACCATGATATCCTCCATCAATCTTTTCCAGCAAACATCGTCACCCTCCTCTGGTTGTCGTCCTCTGAACACTGTTCGTTACTAATAGCCGGAATCACCAGTGGCTATCTGCCATTCTCCAGCCACTTCCTCTATTGGTGTCCCCACAAACTATTGGCGTAGCCATCAGCCATCATAGCTGCCCCTTGCTCATAGTAGTCGTCTTTTGACCTCCATCTGTTGTTAATTGTCATCGTTCCACTATACATAGTGCTCCCTATCTAATCCTTCATAGTCACGTTTTTGTTCACAATTCCATATTACAAACTTAAGGAGTTTTCAAGGTTCCACCACAAGTTTGAGAGTGGATGTCAATGATGTTGAGGCAAAAAGCTCAAATCCATTGTAATTAATCTGGATTCAATGTACTAGGACCTACTTGTGTTGCAagta contains:
- the LOC126727962 gene encoding uncharacterized protein LOC126727962, encoding MSTKEQLAIALRCVDKFRHVNEHFLGITHVNNTAAVTLKIAIKEIFNKHSLSISRLRGQGYNGASNMQGELNGLKTLILKDNLSAYYVHCFAHQLQLTLVAVAKNHIQIATFFNLVAKVFNIVGTSCKRHDILHEKRSAKVIEALKNNEISTGRGLKLEMSLKRPGDTRWSSHYGALVNLIHMFSFVIDVIETIIEDGLDSDQRAEANILIGLLQTFEFVFSLHLMKGVLSISNELSQALQQKDQDIMNALKLVDISKQRLQVMRDDGWNSLLEEVFAFCAKNNIDVPDMDDLYQPWP